In a single window of the Pelagibacterium sp. 26DY04 genome:
- a CDS encoding ATP-dependent Clp protease adaptor ClpS, producing MSDTSTKQRTETKIKTERPKLHKVILLNDDYTPREFVVKVLQSVFRMGEPQAEAVMMTAHQKGSAVVAVYTKEIAETKADEAIELSQQFGFPLMVTTEPEE from the coding sequence ATGAGCGATACATCGACCAAGCAACGCACTGAGACCAAGATCAAGACCGAGCGGCCCAAGCTGCACAAGGTCATCCTGCTCAATGACGACTACACGCCGCGCGAATTCGTGGTGAAGGTGCTCCAGTCCGTGTTCCGCATGGGCGAGCCGCAGGCGGAGGCGGTGATGATGACCGCGCACCAGAAGGGTTCGGCGGTGGTGGCGGTCTATACCAAGGAGATCGCCGAGACCAAGGCGGACGAGGCGATCGAATTGAGCCAGCAGTTCGGGTTTCCATTGATGGTGACGACCGAGCCTGAAGAATAG
- the typA gene encoding translational GTPase TypA, producing the protein MSLRNIAIIAHVDHGKTTLIDVLLRQSGTFRDNQRVDERVMDSNDLEKERGITILAKVTSLNWKDHRINIVDTPGHADFGGEVERILSMVDGAVILVDAAEGPMPQTKFVLSKALKIGLRPIVAINKIDKPEERHNEVLDEIFDLFVSLDATPEQLDFPVLYGSAKQGWMSEDPTGPKDTMGPLLDKVVEHFEEPKVEEGPFQMLVTTIERNPFLGRILTGRVFSGSVKPGDAVHALSRDGKVVEKGRISKVLGFRGLEREPIEEGKAGDIVALAGLETATVANTIAVPQVTEALEAKPIDPPTLSVTFRINDGPLAGREGDKVQSRVIRERLMREAEGNVAIRVTPGDDNDSFDVAGRGELQLGVLIETMRREGFELCLGRPKVLFREENGVKLEPVEEVIIDVDDEFSSVVVQKLTERRGELVEMRPSGAGRTRVRLYVPTRGLIGYQGELLSDTRGTAIFNRVFHEYAPFKGPLPMRRTGVLISNATGQAVAYALFNLEDRGPMLIDPGVDVYEGMIVGEHNRENDLEVNVLKGKQLTNIRTTSKDEAIRLTPPKKLSLEQALSYIADDEYVEVTPTSVRLRKIHLDPHERKRAARAAAAEAAAS; encoded by the coding sequence ATGAGCTTGCGCAATATTGCGATCATTGCCCACGTCGACCATGGCAAGACGACGCTGATCGACGTCCTTTTGAGGCAGTCGGGCACCTTCCGCGACAACCAGCGCGTCGATGAACGCGTGATGGATTCCAACGATCTGGAAAAAGAACGCGGCATCACAATTCTTGCCAAGGTGACCTCGCTCAACTGGAAGGACCACCGGATCAATATCGTCGATACGCCGGGCCACGCCGATTTCGGCGGTGAGGTCGAGCGCATCCTTTCGATGGTCGACGGTGCGGTGATCCTCGTGGACGCGGCCGAGGGACCGATGCCGCAGACCAAGTTCGTGCTCTCGAAGGCTTTGAAGATCGGGCTGCGGCCCATCGTTGCGATCAACAAGATCGACAAACCCGAAGAGCGGCACAATGAGGTGCTCGACGAAATCTTCGACCTTTTCGTTTCTCTCGATGCAACGCCCGAACAGCTCGATTTTCCCGTGCTCTACGGTTCGGCCAAGCAGGGCTGGATGTCCGAGGACCCCACCGGGCCCAAGGACACGATGGGGCCGCTGCTCGACAAGGTCGTCGAGCATTTCGAAGAGCCCAAGGTGGAAGAAGGCCCGTTCCAGATGCTGGTCACCACCATAGAGCGCAATCCGTTCCTGGGGCGCATCCTGACGGGCCGGGTGTTTTCCGGTTCGGTCAAGCCCGGCGACGCGGTGCATGCGCTCAGCCGTGACGGCAAGGTGGTGGAAAAGGGGCGTATCTCCAAGGTTCTGGGGTTCCGTGGCCTCGAGCGCGAGCCGATCGAGGAAGGCAAGGCCGGCGATATCGTGGCTCTGGCGGGTCTCGAGACGGCGACCGTCGCCAACACAATCGCGGTGCCGCAGGTGACCGAGGCGCTCGAAGCCAAGCCCATTGATCCGCCGACCCTGTCGGTGACCTTCAGGATCAATGATGGGCCGCTGGCCGGCCGCGAGGGCGACAAGGTGCAGTCCCGCGTCATCCGCGAGCGGCTGATGCGCGAGGCGGAAGGCAATGTGGCGATCCGCGTGACGCCGGGGGACGACAACGATTCCTTTGACGTGGCCGGGCGCGGCGAACTCCAGCTCGGGGTTTTGATCGAGACCATGCGTCGCGAAGGGTTCGAATTGTGCCTTGGCCGCCCCAAGGTGCTGTTCCGCGAGGAAAATGGCGTCAAGCTCGAGCCTGTCGAGGAAGTGATCATCGACGTCGATGACGAGTTTTCCTCGGTGGTGGTGCAAAAGCTCACCGAACGGCGCGGGGAGCTTGTCGAGATGCGGCCTTCGGGTGCCGGCCGCACGCGCGTGCGACTCTACGTGCCCACGCGCGGGCTGATCGGGTATCAGGGCGAACTCTTGTCCGATACGCGCGGCACGGCGATCTTTAACCGCGTGTTCCACGAATATGCGCCCTTCAAGGGTCCGCTGCCCATGCGGCGCACCGGGGTTCTGATCTCCAACGCCACGGGGCAGGCGGTGGCTTATGCGCTCTTTAATCTCGAGGATCGCGGGCCGATGCTGATCGATCCGGGCGTCGATGTTTACGAGGGCATGATCGTTGGCGAGCACAACCGGGAAAACGATCTCGAAGTGAACGTTTTGAAGGGCAAGCAGTTGACCAATATCCGGACCACCTCGAAGGACGAGGCGATCCGGCTGACGCCGCCCAAGAAGCTCAGCCTCGAACAGGCGCTGAGCTACATTGCCGACGACGAATATGTGGAAGTGACGCCCACTTCGGTGCGGCTGCGGAAAATCCACCTCGACCCTCATGAGCGCAAGCGCGCAGCGCGGGCGGCAGCGGCCGAGGCGGCGGCGAGTTGA
- a CDS encoding VOC family protein, whose product MIPKPHRASIVFYVADIARTEKFYNEVLGIELTRQEGAEPFWLSGSLDQGLEMVFFQMEGKRGNTPALVFDLADGGIDDIVAALAEQGVTIVTPVEEAPGGWSADFLDPDGFGLGLWQSGDKPRSLK is encoded by the coding sequence ATGATCCCCAAACCGCATCGCGCTTCGATCGTCTTTTACGTCGCCGACATCGCGCGCACCGAAAAGTTTTACAACGAGGTTCTCGGCATAGAGCTCACCCGCCAGGAAGGCGCCGAACCATTCTGGCTGTCGGGTTCGCTCGACCAGGGGCTGGAGATGGTGTTCTTTCAAATGGAAGGAAAGCGCGGCAATACCCCGGCGCTGGTCTTCGACCTGGCCGATGGCGGCATCGACGATATCGTTGCCGCGCTCGCCGAACAAGGGGTGACGATCGTGACCCCGGTGGAAGAGGCACCGGGAGGCTGGAGCGCGGACTTTCTGGACCCGGATGGCTTTGGTCTGGGGCTCTGGCAGTCGGGGGACAAGCCGCGGAGCTTGAAGTAG
- a CDS encoding ATP-dependent Clp protease proteolytic subunit gives MSSLGEAPRKGIGARLVHAVAAVEDGAILRTAFFAMLAGTAWVLISDYMDLNQVQPADLAVMPGDPLLPAVERPEIDPSNPAYRPLEHITTPPEQLAEPLSIELVGGGVLMLSGTIVPGAAAQFAAEIAARGDYVETVALNSPGGSVDDALLIGRMIRENGFATAVGDGALCGSSCPLVLAGGVERLVSDSAAVGVHQIYAGAGGTEIGSAQAMSDAQAMTARITRYLDEMGIDPLLWVNAMETPPDRLYFLTMEEMEETALAGTSEVEAADGAAVSGSDAG, from the coding sequence ATGAGCAGCCTCGGCGAGGCGCCGCGCAAGGGGATCGGAGCGCGGTTGGTACATGCCGTCGCCGCCGTCGAGGACGGAGCAATCCTCCGGACGGCGTTTTTCGCCATGCTGGCGGGGACGGCCTGGGTGCTGATCTCCGATTACATGGACCTCAACCAGGTCCAGCCCGCCGATCTGGCGGTAATGCCGGGCGATCCGCTGCTGCCGGCGGTCGAGCGGCCCGAGATCGACCCCTCGAACCCGGCCTATCGTCCGCTCGAACATATAACGACGCCGCCCGAACAGCTTGCCGAGCCGCTGTCGATCGAACTGGTCGGCGGGGGCGTGCTGATGCTGTCGGGGACGATCGTTCCGGGAGCGGCGGCCCAGTTTGCCGCCGAGATCGCGGCGCGGGGGGATTATGTGGAGACCGTGGCGCTCAATTCGCCGGGAGGATCGGTGGACGATGCGCTGCTGATCGGGCGTATGATCCGCGAGAATGGATTTGCAACGGCGGTGGGGGACGGGGCGCTTTGCGGTTCGTCCTGCCCGCTGGTTCTGGCCGGCGGCGTCGAGCGGCTGGTGTCCGACAGCGCGGCGGTGGGCGTGCACCAGATCTATGCCGGGGCAGGCGGGACCGAAATCGGTTCGGCTCAGGCCATGAGCGACGCCCAGGCGATGACGGCGCGGATCACGCGCTATCTCGACGAGATGGGCATCGACCCGCTGCTTTGGGTCAACGCCATGGAGACGCCGCCCGATCGGCTGTATTTCCTCACCATGGAAGAGATGGAGGAGACGGCGCTGGCCGGGACCTCGGAGGTCGAAGCTGCCGATGGGGCAGCGGTCTCCGGATCGGATGCGGGCTAG
- a CDS encoding metallopeptidase family protein, with protein sequence MTEASEGDAKFWGPLPAPSLDDIEALAIEALESLPEPFRSMSRDVECRVAEFPTEEICKDMDLESPFDLMGLFEGIGRTDDGILPQTGQMPNRVWLYRRPILDYWAEHTDTLGEIVTHVLVHEIGHHFGLSDDDMYAIDDGLR encoded by the coding sequence ATGACTGAGGCATCGGAAGGCGACGCCAAATTCTGGGGTCCTCTCCCGGCTCCCTCGCTCGATGACATCGAAGCCCTCGCCATAGAGGCGCTCGAATCTCTCCCCGAGCCCTTCCGCTCCATGTCCCGCGACGTCGAATGCCGTGTTGCCGAATTCCCCACCGAGGAGATCTGCAAGGACATGGACCTGGAAAGCCCCTTTGATCTCATGGGGCTTTTCGAGGGCATCGGGCGCACCGATGATGGCATCCTGCCGCAGACCGGTCAGATGCCCAACCGCGTCTGGCTCTACCGCCGTCCCATCCTCGATTACTGGGCCGAGCACACCGATACGCTGGGCGAAATCGTCACCCACGTCCTCGTCCACGAAATCGGCCACCATTTCGGCCTTTCGGACGACGACATGTACGCCATCGACGACGGCCTGCGCTAA
- a CDS encoding MBL fold metallo-hydrolase, which translates to MSFTRRRTLGLGLGTLAAMGVTTILPRTAFAQADGDLYPSEAGDFFVHPISHASLVLETPSGVIYVDPVGGAEPYSYLPPPDLILITHEHGDHYDAATLEAIMGEETEIIANPAVFDMLPEALSARARQMANGDTDSFGDIGIEAIPAYNTTEDRLQYHPQGRDNGYILTIGERRVYIAGDTEDIPEMRELEDIFIAFVPMNLPYTMDVDQAASGVAAFLPTYVYPYHYNDSDLDRFEDLLMEEIGGGTEVVRGAWY; encoded by the coding sequence ATGAGCTTTACCCGTCGACGGACCCTCGGCCTGGGGCTTGGCACCCTGGCCGCCATGGGCGTCACCACCATCCTGCCCCGCACCGCTTTCGCCCAGGCCGATGGCGATCTCTACCCGTCCGAGGCCGGCGATTTCTTCGTCCATCCCATCTCCCACGCCTCGCTGGTTCTCGAAACGCCCTCGGGCGTCATCTATGTCGATCCGGTGGGCGGCGCCGAGCCCTATTCCTATCTCCCGCCCCCCGACCTCATCCTCATCACCCATGAGCATGGCGATCACTACGACGCTGCAACGCTCGAAGCGATCATGGGCGAAGAGACCGAGATCATCGCCAACCCGGCCGTCTTCGATATGCTTCCCGAAGCGCTCTCCGCCCGTGCCCGGCAGATGGCCAATGGCGACACTGACAGTTTCGGCGATATCGGCATCGAGGCCATCCCCGCCTACAACACCACCGAGGACCGGCTGCAATACCACCCCCAGGGGCGCGACAACGGCTATATCCTCACCATCGGCGAGCGCCGCGTCTATATCGCCGGCGACACCGAGGACATTCCCGAAATGCGTGAGCTCGAAGACATCTTCATCGCCTTCGTGCCCATGAACCTGCCCTACACCATGGACGTCGACCAGGCCGCCTCGGGCGTCGCCGCCTTCCTGCCCACCTATGTCTACCCCTACCACTACAACGACAGCGACCTCGACCGCTTCGAAGACCTCCTCATGGAAGAAATCGGCGGCGGCACGGAAGTCGTGCGCGGGGCGTGGTACTAG
- a CDS encoding GGDEF domain-containing protein, protein MNGAILVFWVIVALCAVKSAAFFALARFDPVNRPALWFSGAFLAAGISFLGEIVLATGFAPGPTRMVIAVAMVIMFVLIAHGIARRYRIDMPAGGGLAIVAASSLLYYLILDLPRADFTRQMLYQIPYALLSFLALSVISRARSKAWYDWLFMALFALIGLHFLGKPFLARWAGGVGAEPSAFSATLYAGLSTASGAILLLILSSAGLALLLADTAGRLIRRAERDAQTGLLNRAGFATHADRQLLTLAQAEKPHEERRDVALTLIAVNRPTQPRTREQSAAALAALILSVAPRDALIGRMADFEFAILAPGSNLFAARHTAEELRKKLRARLGEMEGGLTLSIGITEREPGDLYADLLARGLWALEEAERAGGNCVRLAAHSQFDPLGIRQG, encoded by the coding sequence ATGAACGGCGCGATTTTGGTCTTTTGGGTGATCGTCGCCCTCTGCGCCGTCAAATCGGCTGCGTTCTTCGCGCTGGCCCGGTTTGATCCCGTCAATCGTCCCGCGCTCTGGTTTTCCGGCGCCTTTCTTGCCGCCGGCATCAGTTTTCTCGGCGAGATCGTCCTCGCCACGGGCTTTGCCCCCGGGCCCACACGCATGGTGATCGCCGTCGCCATGGTGATCATGTTCGTGCTCATCGCCCATGGCATCGCGCGGCGCTACCGCATCGACATGCCCGCCGGCGGGGGCCTGGCCATCGTCGCAGCCTCGTCGCTGCTCTATTATCTGATCCTCGACCTGCCGCGCGCCGATTTCACGCGTCAGATGCTCTACCAGATCCCCTACGCGCTCCTCAGTTTCCTCGCCCTCAGCGTCATCTCCCGCGCCCGGTCCAAAGCCTGGTATGACTGGCTGTTCATGGCGCTGTTCGCCCTCATCGGCCTTCATTTCCTGGGCAAGCCCTTCCTTGCGCGCTGGGCCGGCGGTGTCGGCGCCGAACCCTCGGCATTTTCCGCCACCCTTTATGCGGGCCTTTCCACCGCCTCTGGCGCCATCCTGCTGCTGATTCTTTCGTCCGCCGGGCTGGCGCTGCTTCTGGCCGATACCGCTGGACGCCTCATCCGCCGCGCCGAACGCGATGCGCAAACCGGGTTGCTGAACCGGGCCGGCTTCGCCACCCACGCCGATCGTCAACTCCTCACCCTGGCCCAAGCCGAAAAGCCCCACGAGGAACGCCGCGACGTGGCGCTGACGCTCATCGCCGTCAACCGTCCCACCCAGCCGCGCACCAGGGAGCAGTCCGCGGCGGCGCTGGCTGCCCTCATTCTCTCGGTGGCCCCCAGGGATGCCCTGATCGGCCGCATGGCCGATTTCGAATTCGCCATCCTCGCTCCGGGCAGCAATCTCTTTGCCGCCCGCCACACCGCCGAGGAGCTGCGCAAGAAGCTGCGCGCGCGGCTGGGCGAGATGGAAGGAGGGCTCACGCTCAGCATCGGCATCACCGAGCGCGAGCCCGGCGATCTCTATGCCGACCTTCTGGCGCGCGGACTTTGGGCGCTCGAGGAGGCCGAGCGCGCCGGAGGCAATTGCGTGCGGCTGGCCGCCCACTCCCAATTCGACCCCCTCGGCATCCGCCAGGGGTGA